CTCACGATCGACCGGCGGCTCGCCGAAGCCGGCGCGGAGCGCGTCGTGGTGGGCGCAGAGACGGTCGAGCTGTGGCCCGAGTTCGCCGAGGTGCGCGAGGTCGCACACACGGATGGCGCGGCGGCCGACCTTATCTTCGTAGGCTGGGCCTATGCCGCGTCGCGTGGTGCCGATCTTGCCGGCGCCACTCGCGTCCTCGCGGAGAGCATCTAGGTCGCGGTGAATGGGCAGGATGAGCGGGCAGGTCTCGGCAATCATCAGAACGTCAGGCGTCACATCGATGCCCATTTCGCGCATCCGAGTGACCTCGTCGCGAAGCGCCCACGGATCGAGCACGACGCCGTTACCGATGACGGATGGCGTGCCGCGAACGATGCCGCTCGGCAGCAGCGAGAGCTTGTAGGTCTTGTCGCCGACAACCAGCGTATGCCCGGCGTTATGGCCGCCCTGGAAGCGCACCACCATGTCGGCCCGGCTCGCAAGCCAATCGACGATCTTGCCTTTGCCTTCGTCGCCCCACTGGGCGCCGATGACGGTCACGTTTCCCACGTTAAGTCCTTGCTACTTGAGGCCGGCCCGCTCCTAGGAGCGGAGGGGCAGCGCGTCTAGGCGGGAAGAGATTGTTGAACTTGCGGAACAGAAAACCGCGGTCGCGCGTAGTTGCGCTTCGTATCGTGCTCGAAAGCGCGAACGGCAGAACAACTACAGGGGAGTGAAACGTGAAAACCACCACCGTCCTAGCGATTGCCCTCGGTCTCGGCGCCCTCGCGGCGTGCAAGCAGAGCCCGACCGAGCAAACCGCCGACAATATCGAGGCGAACGCCGAGAACACGGCCGACACGATCGAGGCCAATGCCGACAACATGGCCGACAATGTTCAGGCGAATGCCGAGAACACGGCCGACGCCGTCCGCAACCAGGGCGAAGTCAAGGCTGACGCGGTCCGCAACGGCGCCGACGCCGACGGCAACAGCGCCAACTAATCGGTTCGGGTTCGGCCGCTCGCACGCAGGCGGTCTGACCCCAAGGGCGCCCTTTCGGGGGCGCCCTTTTTCTTTGCGGTTAGAAGCTCAGCGGCACGACCTCGCGGACGCCCGGCAGTTCCCGGAGCTGGGCGGCCACCTCTCGCGTGATGGGGTCGTCGACGGCCACCAGTGCAACCGCTTCCCCCGCTTCCTTGCGGCGGCCAAGGTTGAAGGTGGCGATGTTGAGGCCGTTTTCGCCGAGCTCGGTGCCCAGCGCACCGATGAAGCCGGGTTGGTCGTTGTTGACGATGTAAATCATCTGGCCCGTCAGCTCGGCCTCCACGGGGATACCGAAGATCTTCACCAGCCGCGCGGCGCTATTTCCGAACAGGGTCCCTTCGACACGGCGCGGACCGTTGTCGGTGCCGGCGGTGACCGCAACCAGCGTGTGGTAGTCGCCTTCGCGCTCGGTGCGGATTTCGCGCACGCCGATTCCGCGCTCCTTCGCCAGGAAGGGCGCGTTGACCATGTTCACCGTATCCGACCAACTGCGCATGATGCCGGCAAGCACCGCGCCGGAGATCGGCTTGATGTTTAGCTCGGCGGCGGCGCCTTCAACTTCGATGTCGATCGAGCGGATTTCGGTGCCGGCGATCTGCCCGAGCAGGCGGCCGAGCTTTTCCGCGAGCGCCATGTAAGGCTTCAGCCGCGGCGCTTCCTCGGCCGAGAGCGACGGCACGTTCACCGCATTTGTGATGCCGCCGAGTAGCAGGAAGTCGCTCATCTGCTCCGCGACCTGGATCGCGACATTCACCTGCGCCTCGTTGGTCGACGCGCCGAGGTGCGGGGTGCAGATCAGGCCCGGCGTGCCGAACAGCGCATTTTCCTTCGCCGGTTCCTGCGCGAACACGTCGAGAGCGGCGCCGGCAATGTGGCCGCTTTCTAGGCCTTCCTTCAACGCCGCCTCGTCAATCAGGCCGCCGCGGGCGCAATTGACAATGCGAACACCCTTTTTGGTCTTCGCCAGCGCTTCACGCGACAGGATCCCACGCGTCTGGTCAGTCAGCGGCGTGTGCAGCGTGATGAAGTCGGCGCGCGGCAACAGCTCGTCGAGCTCGACCTTCTCGACGCCAAGCTCGACGGCGCGTTCGGGCGACAGGAAGGGGTCGTAAGCGACGACCTTCATCTTGAGCCCATGCGCGCGGTCGGCGACGATCGATCCGATATTGCCGCAGCCGATCAGGCCGAGCGTCTTGCCGGCCAGCTCGACGCCCATGAAGCGGTTCTTTTCCCACTTGCCGGCCTGCGTCGACTGGTCGGCCTGCGGGATTTCGCGGGCGAGCGCGAACAGCATGGCGATCGCATGCTCCGCAGTCGTGATCGAATTGCCGAAGGGCGTGTTCATGACGACGATACCGCGCGCGGATGCGGCCGGCACGTCGATCGTATCGACGCCGATTCCGGCCCGGCCGATCACCTTCAGCCGCGGCAGCGCCGCATCCATGATCGCCGCGCTGATCTTCGCCGAGCTGCGCACTGCGATGCCGTCGTAGTCATGGACGATCGCCTGCAGATCTTCCGGCGACAGACCGGACTTCTCGTCGACCTGAATGCCGCGTTCGCGAAAGATCGCTGCGGCGCGCGGATCCATCTTGTCTGCAATGAGAACGCGTACTTGCTCGGTCACGCCGTGGCCTCCCATGCCCAATCGAGCCAGGGCCCGAGCGCTTGAATGTCTGTGGTGTCGACAGTGGCGCCGCACCAGATGCGAAGGCCAGGCGGCGCGTCGCGATAGGCGGTCACGTCATAGGCGGCGTCCTCACGCTCGAGCAGCTGGCCGAGCGATTTTTGCCGGACGCGGTTGCCTTCCTCGTCGGCGCGGTCGGCGAATTGCAGGCAGACCGACGTGTTCGAACGGATCGCCGGATCGCCCGCGAGATGGTCGATCCATGCGGACCGCTGCACCCACTCGTCGAGCGCGGCGGCATTGGCGTCGGCCCTGGCGATCAGGCCCGACAGGCCGCCGGCCTTTTCGGCCCATTCGAGGGCGAGCAGCCAGTCCTCGACGCACAGCATGCTCGGCGTGTTGATGGTTTCGCCGCGGAAGATTCCGTCGATCAGCTTGCCGCCTTTGGTGAGGCGGAAAATCTTCGGGAGCGGACGCGCAGCGGGCTCGCGCTCAAGCCGCTCGATGGCGCGCGGGCTGAGCACGATCATGCCGTGCGCGGCCTCGCCGCCGAGCGCCTTTTGCCAGCTGAAGGTTCCGACATCGATCTTCGCCCAGTCGATGTCCTGTGCGAAGGCGGCCGACGTCGCGTCGCAGATGCTGAGGCCCGTGCGATCTGCGGCGATCCAGTCGGCATCGGGAACGCGGACGCCGCTGGTCGTGCCGTTCCAAGTAAATACCACGTCGCGCGCCGGATCGATGCCGGACAGGTCTGCGATCTCGCCATAATCGGCCGTGCGAATGTCGGCGTTCAGCTTGAGCTGCTTGGCGACGTCGGTGACCCAGCCGGCGCCGAAGCTCTCCCACGCCAGTATGGTGACAGGGCGGGTGCCGAGCAGCGACCAGATCGCCATCTCCATCGCGCCGGTGTCGGACGCGGGGACAATGCCGAGCTTGTAGTCGGCCGGCAGTTCCAGCAGCGCGTGAGTGCGATCGATCGCTTCGGCCAGCAGCTTCTTCCCGACGCTCCCGCGGTGGGAGCGGCCGAGTGCACGCTCGCTGAGCAATGTCGGGTTCCACCCCGGCGGCTTGGCGCACGGGCCGGACGAGAAAAACGGTCTGGCGGGTTTGGTGGCGGGTTTCGCCGGGCGCACTACGGCCCCGGGTTCGGCAACTTCAGTCAATCTGACTCTCCTCTCAGAGAGCTCGCGCCGCGTTGGGACGGCGTGGCCCGCGGCTGCTTGTAAGGCCGATTGCGGCGGTCGCAAGGCAGCGCGAAAGAATCGCATTGCTGCACTGCACAACAGACTGAAATCGCTCGAATCTGCCTCGGAAACCGCCTCGATCCATCCGTTCATCCCGCTAAGCGGCTCGATTCATCCCACCACAGGGAACCCAAGGTTGAATTTGTTTACCAAGTCCGCGCAGTCTGCGGCTTCGTCAGCACGGGATTGGGCAATTCCAATGCGTGGCGAGGGGCTGGGGAGCTCCTGATAATTGTGGAAACCGGGTCCGGCGAACCGTTTGTTCGCGTGCCCGGGAGCTGTGGAGCGGGTTAAAATGACGCAAGTTTTGGCGGTGACAACGACATTGTTCCGCGATCGCGACCTGTTCGTCCATGACGGATCGAGGCTGCGCCGTTTCCGTGTTTCCGCCCCGGTTCAGGCCGGGTTTTTTGTGGTCCTGCTCGGGCTCGTCGCCTGGGCCAGCTTTGCCACCACCCAGCTCCTCACGCGCTCCAACGGTCTTAGCTCCCTCGCCAGCCTCTCCGCCGCCACTGAAGCCCGCGCTCGCCAGATCGAGCAGCGCCAGGCGCTTATCGAAGCAGCGCTCAGCGGCCAAAAGATCGATCCCAAGCTCATTGCCGCGGCCGCCGATGGCCGCATCGCAAATGACGGCCCGCTTGCGCGCGTCGAAGCGCAGCAACTCGAACAAGCCGCGCTCGTCGCCAAGGCACTCGACGTTCGTTACCAGGTCACTGCGGCCGAGCTGAAGCGGCTCGGCATCGCCCCGGCTCGGGTCGGCAGTCAGGAAGGCGTCGGCGGCCCGTTCGAGAGCGCCGGCAACGCGACCTTCAAGCAGCTGTTCAACAGCTGGAAGAAGCTTGACCAGCTCCAGGACGGCGTGATCGCGGTTCCCTCGGACAAGCCGGTTAAGCTCGACGTTTCGTTCACCAGCGGCTTCGGCGTCCGCTCCGATCCGTTCCACGCTGGCGCCGCCATGCATCCCGGCATCGACCTCGCCGGCAGCTACGGCACGCCGATTTATGCGACTGCCGACGGCACCGTGCTTCGCGCGGGCTGGAATAGCGGTGGCTACGGCAATCTGGTCGAGATCGACCACGGCCGAGGCATCACCACTCGCTACGGCCACATGTCGGCCATCCTGGTCCAGGCCGGACAGCATATTACTCGCGGCATGCAGATCGGCCGCATGGGCTCGACCGGGCGTTCGACCGGCAACCACCTGCACTATGAAGTGCGGATCGACGGCCGCGCCGTGAACCCGATCCCCTTCATGAAGTCGACCGACTATGTCCTCGCCATGCAGCGCCGTTCGGGCGCCGCCTCGATGGACCAGGTCGCGATCGGCGGACCGAACGCCGGGCGTTAATCTGCCGCCTGACATTGCCCGGCGCCCTGCCGCTCCCTATCTCCCCAGCGTGAGCAACATCATTCTCACCGAAAGCGCTGCAAAGCGCGTGGCCTGGATTGCCGAGCGCCAGTCGAGGCCGGCTATCCTGCGGCTTGCCGTCGATGGCGGCGGCTGCGCAGGCTTCACCTATAAGTTCGAGCTCGCCGCGCAGGCGGACGCTGACGACGAAGTCGCCGAGACCGATGGCGTGAAGCTCGTCGTCGATCCGATCAGCCTCGACCTCGTTCGAGGATCGGCCGTGGATTTCGTCGAGGACCTTGGCGGTGCCGCGTTCAAGGTTACGAACCCAAACGCGCAATCCGGCTGCGGCTGCGGATCGTCCTTTAGCGTCTAATCAGCTGCCCAGCTGATCCTCCCCTGAAGTGCCGCCCCTTTTGGCAGGCGTGCGGAGAATGACGACAAATTGCGCCAGCGCGAGCACGATAGCGCCGATCATCAAACCCATGAACATGACTTGTTCCCTTTACTCATACGGACCGCGGCCGCCCGGGCGACCGCGATGGCTGCATCACTGCTGTTGAAATGGCGGCGGTTAGAGCGCGCAGCTCTTCAGGCGCGGCCGGAGCACGCGACGAACCGCGTCGCGCTCCTCTTGTTGCCGCGCAGGCTCCGGCTTCTCAGGCGCCTCGACGACGCCCCGCTCGACCGCTTTGGCCAAGGCGGCGCGCGCCAGGGCGAGATCTGACCATAACGGGCTCATAGTGGGAAGGCCTCCACGCCGGTGATGAACTGGGCCATCAGAAGGACTGCCGTGACGACCGCCATCCCCCCGAATCCCGTGCGCGCCCTGTCGTTGAGCATCTCGTAAGTCCCCCGATGTCTCGCTGATTTCTCGGGTGCATCTCGCTCCGATCAGGGATTCGCGCCATGGGAAAGTCTTGGAAATGCTCGCCTTACTTGTGCGGCAGGCGTGCGGACCGTTGACGGCATGTGCCGAAATGTGCGGAGATGTGCGGAGCGCTCGGGGGCGAGTCCATGAACGAACTTTCGGTCGAAGGTAGCAACAGTGTCGCGTTGCAGGTGCGGGAGGAACTCGCGCGCCGGCGCCTGTCGCGGCAGTGGCTGGCAGACGAAGCGAAGATTAGCCTGTCGACCTTGGAAAAGGCGCTTGCGGGCAGCCGGCCGTTCACTTTTTCTACCGTGGTCCGGATCGAGGATGCGCTCGGCACCAGCCTCAGGTCGCGCAGCGAGAACGGCGTGCGGATGCTCGCGCCGGAATCGATGGGCGCTTACGCCCGCGCTGCCGTGCAGTGGCTTGAAGGCACATACCTGACGCTGCGACCGTCGTTCAGCGAAGCGGGCGCGGTCTTCGCTTACCTGACCTCGGTCGACTGGGACGACGACAAGGGCCACCTGGTTTTCAGCGAGGCATCGCGCACCGACAGCGAATATGAGCAGAAGGGCTTCGTTTCCTTTCCCAACATTTCCGGAGCCATCTATCTCGTGACGATCAGCGAGGGGCAGTACCGGATGGCGCTGCTCAACCGTCCGTCGGGCGGGGGCTTGAGTGGCATCCTGCTGACGCTCGCGGCGGGGGAGGGGGCGCAGCTGACACCGGCGGCCGTACCGATCTCGCTGACGTCGACACGTGGCAACACCGATGCGGCGGTCGGCGTCATCCGCGACGGGCACGAATGCTACGAGGAATATCGCGCCTGCGTCGATCGCATCACCCAACGCTGCTACGCGCGCTTCCCTGCCTAAGCTCGCGCGGCTAAGCGCCGCTCGATGAAGCTTGCGACATACAACCTCAACGGCATCCGTGCGCGCCTGCCGCGGCTCATCGAATGGCTGGATCGCGAGAAGCCCGACGTCGCCTGCCTGCAGGAACTGAAATGCGCGGATGAATCGCTGCCAATCGCCGATATCGAGGCGGCCGGTTACAGCGCGGTGTGGCATGGCCAAAAGGGTTTCAACGGCGTCGCCATCCTCGCCAAAGGCGACCAGCCGCAGCTGCGCCGCACGGGCCTTCCCGGCGATCCTGACGACACGCACAGCCGCTACATCGAAGCGGAGGTCGGCGGCATCATCGTCGCGTCGATCTATCTCCCCAACGGTAATCCCGTCGGGACGGAGAAGTTTAAATACAAGTTGCGCTGGATGGATCGCCTGGAAGCGCATGCCCGCGAGTTGCTCGAAGATGAGCGGCCGGTGCTGCTGTGCGGCGACTGGAACGTCGTGCCGGAGGACCGCGATGTCTTCTCCGTCCGAGCGACGCAGAATGACGCGGTGATGCAGCCCGAAGCGCGCCAGTCATGGCGCCGCATCATTCACCAAGGCTGGACCGATGCCCTGCGCGCGCTGCACCCGAACGAGGAAAAGCTCTACACCTTCTGGGACTATACCGCCGGCTGCTGGCAGCGCGATCTCGGCTTCAGGCTGGATCACCTGCTCTGCTCGCCCGAGGCGACGGACCGGCTGCTCGGCGCTGGCGTCGACCGCTGGGCGAGAGGCGAGGAGAAGGCCTCCGACCACGCGCCAACCTGGGTGACGCTGAGCTAAGCTGTCGCGTTAGCGGCGCATCGGATCCGACTACCGATCAGGCGTCGAGAAACTTCCGTCCCAGCACCCGTTCGCAAATCGCGTCGCCGATGGTGACTTCGCCACGACGCAACTGGTCCATGTCCAGCGAACTGCAGGGAATGCGGGAAATTTCAATGTACCGCTCGCATCGAGCGCACATCGACACTTTCATCACGGCCACTTCGCCTCCGCTCTATCCACGCCCCGCATTCAGAACATCGGCTGAGTAACACCTGCGCGCGCCGGTGCCTAACGTCGCGCGGCCGTGGGTCGCAAATCGCTCAAAAGACTGCCACAATCCGGTTAAGGGCAGAGTCTCAAGCGGCTCGAGTGGGGGGAATGATGGGCAACAAGTCGGTCGCGTGGACGCTTGCGATAGTTCTGACCTTGGAAGGTTGCTCATCGCGGCCGCGAGAGTTTAACCCGACGATCTCGACTCCGGTCGCAAGTCAGACTGACTTCGACGAAGCTTACGCGACCTGCCGCCAGTTGCTGGCCGACGGCAAGCTCAACGCAAGCGGCAGGGGCGGATCTGCGGGCGCCGGCGCCGCAGCGGGCGCGACGACTGCTGTCGCTGGCGGTGCGCTCGCTTCCGCCGGGGGATATGCCGGATTGGCAGCAGCCAGCGCCACCGTCGTGCTACTTCCCTTTGCCGTCATCGGCGGCGCCTGGGGCATGGCCAAGATCAAGCGCGCCAAGAAGGAACGCGCGATCAAGGCCGCAATGTCAGGCTGCCTCCAGGAACGCGGCTATCAGGTCGCCGCCTGGTCGAAGGCCGTGAAAAAGCCGACCATCGTAGCGCCCACGCCATAACGGCCGATTTGGGAAACTCGGGTCACGAATGTCGATCGCATAATGGCCCGTATGGCTGGAAGGCGGACATTAGTGGTCGCGGGCGACACTATATCCGAGGTCTCAATCCTGCGGTCGCGTGGTCGTCGCGACGCTCGGGGGCAGTGCCGGGATGTACACACGGGGAGTTTCGCCAGTCAGGCTGGTAAGGAATGCCGCCATCTTCGCTGTCTCGTCCGGTGTCAGGTCAGCGCCGAGCTGCACCTTGCCCATGACGGAAATCGCCTCGTTAAGGTCCCACACCTGACCAGTGTGGAAATACGGCGCCGTCAGCGCGATGTTGCGCAGCGTCGGCACCTTGTAAACATAGCGGTCCGCTTCGTTTTTGGTGATCGCGAACCGGCCTAGGTCCCCGCGCGGCAGCAGCTTTTCGCCGGGGGAGGACACGACGCCAAATTTCGCATATCTGCCGCCACCAACGTTCACGCCGTTGTGACAGGCGGAGCAGCCCTTATCCATGAAAAGCCGCAGGCCTGCCTTTTGCCGGGTATCGAGGGCGTCGTTGTTGCCGCGTAAGTACTTGTCGAATGACGCATTGGGAGTGGTCAGTGTTGCTTCGAACACCGCTATGGCCTTCTGCACATTGTCTAACGTAACCGGGTGCGCGCTCCCGGGAAATGCCTTGGCGAAATAGACAGTGTACGCCGGGAGGCTCTTGAGTTGCTCCTCGATATGTTCCTGTGGTGAGGCCATTTCCACGGGATTGATCATGGGGCCACCGGCCTGCTCGAATAGGTCCTTGGCACGGCCATCCCAAAACTGCGCGACATTGTAACGGGCATTAAACACAGTCGGGGCGTTGCGCCCACCACG
This portion of the Sphingomonas limnosediminicola genome encodes:
- the xth gene encoding exodeoxyribonuclease III, which gives rise to MKLATYNLNGIRARLPRLIEWLDREKPDVACLQELKCADESLPIADIEAAGYSAVWHGQKGFNGVAILAKGDQPQLRRTGLPGDPDDTHSRYIEAEVGGIIVASIYLPNGNPVGTEKFKYKLRWMDRLEAHARELLEDERPVLLCGDWNVVPEDRDVFSVRATQNDAVMQPEARQSWRRIIHQGWTDALRALHPNEEKLYTFWDYTAGCWQRDLGFRLDHLLCSPEATDRLLGAGVDRWARGEEKASDHAPTWVTLS
- the serA gene encoding phosphoglycerate dehydrogenase produces the protein MGGHGVTEQVRVLIADKMDPRAAAIFRERGIQVDEKSGLSPEDLQAIVHDYDGIAVRSSAKISAAIMDAALPRLKVIGRAGIGVDTIDVPAASARGIVVMNTPFGNSITTAEHAIAMLFALAREIPQADQSTQAGKWEKNRFMGVELAGKTLGLIGCGNIGSIVADRAHGLKMKVVAYDPFLSPERAVELGVEKVELDELLPRADFITLHTPLTDQTRGILSREALAKTKKGVRIVNCARGGLIDEAALKEGLESGHIAGAALDVFAQEPAKENALFGTPGLICTPHLGASTNEAQVNVAIQVAEQMSDFLLLGGITNAVNVPSLSAEEAPRLKPYMALAEKLGRLLGQIAGTEIRSIDIEVEGAAAELNIKPISGAVLAGIMRSWSDTVNMVNAPFLAKERGIGVREIRTEREGDYHTLVAVTAGTDNGPRRVEGTLFGNSAARLVKIFGIPVEAELTGQMIYIVNNDQPGFIGALGTELGENGLNIATFNLGRRKEAGEAVALVAVDDPITREVAAQLRELPGVREVVPLSF
- a CDS encoding cytochrome-c peroxidase gives rise to the protein MRKIGALAASVVFCIALGSCSKQDKEAGSSPTSGPVPEASVGPAADKLMEEAQATFKPIPLGAPRLEGNESTPEKLALGRMLYFDPRLSASHAISCASCHAIGLGGADNESTSIGHRWQRGGRNAPTVFNARYNVAQFWDGRAKDLFEQAGGPMINPVEMASPQEHIEEQLKSLPAYTVYFAKAFPGSAHPVTLDNVQKAIAVFEATLTTPNASFDKYLRGNNDALDTRQKAGLRLFMDKGCSACHNGVNVGGGRYAKFGVVSSPGEKLLPRGDLGRFAITKNEADRYVYKVPTLRNIALTAPYFHTGQVWDLNEAISVMGKVQLGADLTPDETAKMAAFLTSLTGETPRVYIPALPPSVATTTRPQD
- a CDS encoding phosphoserine transaminase, which produces MTEVAEPGAVVRPAKPATKPARPFFSSGPCAKPPGWNPTLLSERALGRSHRGSVGKKLLAEAIDRTHALLELPADYKLGIVPASDTGAMEMAIWSLLGTRPVTILAWESFGAGWVTDVAKQLKLNADIRTADYGEIADLSGIDPARDVVFTWNGTTSGVRVPDADWIAADRTGLSICDATSAAFAQDIDWAKIDVGTFSWQKALGGEAAHGMIVLSPRAIERLEREPAARPLPKIFRLTKGGKLIDGIFRGETINTPSMLCVEDWLLALEWAEKAGGLSGLIARADANAAALDEWVQRSAWIDHLAGDPAIRSNTSVCLQFADRADEEGNRVRQKSLGQLLEREDAAYDVTAYRDAPPGLRIWCGATVDTTDIQALGPWLDWAWEATA
- a CDS encoding M23 family metallopeptidase, coding for MTQVLAVTTTLFRDRDLFVHDGSRLRRFRVSAPVQAGFFVVLLGLVAWASFATTQLLTRSNGLSSLASLSAATEARARQIEQRQALIEAALSGQKIDPKLIAAAADGRIANDGPLARVEAQQLEQAALVAKALDVRYQVTAAELKRLGIAPARVGSQEGVGGPFESAGNATFKQLFNSWKKLDQLQDGVIAVPSDKPVKLDVSFTSGFGVRSDPFHAGAAMHPGIDLAGSYGTPIYATADGTVLRAGWNSGGYGNLVEIDHGRGITTRYGHMSAILVQAGQHITRGMQIGRMGSTGRSTGNHLHYEVRIDGRAVNPIPFMKSTDYVLAMQRRSGAASMDQVAIGGPNAGR
- the erpA gene encoding iron-sulfur cluster insertion protein ErpA codes for the protein MSNIILTESAAKRVAWIAERQSRPAILRLAVDGGGCAGFTYKFELAAQADADDEVAETDGVKLVVDPISLDLVRGSAVDFVEDLGGAAFKVTNPNAQSGCGCGSSFSV
- a CDS encoding helix-turn-helix transcriptional regulator — encoded protein: MNELSVEGSNSVALQVREELARRRLSRQWLADEAKISLSTLEKALAGSRPFTFSTVVRIEDALGTSLRSRSENGVRMLAPESMGAYARAAVQWLEGTYLTLRPSFSEAGAVFAYLTSVDWDDDKGHLVFSEASRTDSEYEQKGFVSFPNISGAIYLVTISEGQYRMALLNRPSGGGLSGILLTLAAGEGAQLTPAAVPISLTSTRGNTDAAVGVIRDGHECYEEYRACVDRITQRCYARFPA